The Synechocystis sp. PCC 7509 genome includes a window with the following:
- a CDS encoding BrnA antitoxin family protein → MSIVRKQIDEITLMSKERAEELKSMSDENIDYSDIPPLDEEFFKKAKLVQRKPKTEQISIRIDTEVLEWFRSHATEKGYQTLINDVLRTYVTHH, encoded by the coding sequence ATGAGTATTGTACGCAAACAGATTGATGAAATAACTCTAATGAGCAAGGAAAGGGCAGAAGAACTTAAATCAATGTCTGATGAAAATATTGATTATTCTGATATTCCGCCCTTAGATGAAGAATTTTTCAAAAAAGCCAAACTGGTGCAGCGTAAACCAAAAACGGAACAAATTAGCATCAGGATTGACACAGAAGTTTTGGAATGGTTTAGAAGTCACGCCACAGAAAAAGGCTATCAGACTCTAATTAACGATGTATTGAGAACTTATGTAACTCACCATTAA
- a CDS encoding BrnT family toxin produces MEFEWDEDKNKANQRKYQISFEEAAEVFYYPIYEIVDTRFEYGEVRLIGIGRNSQMIILTVVYTEREARIRMISARRANKQEEKLYYEYCTQTD; encoded by the coding sequence ATGGAGTTTGAATGGGACGAAGACAAAAACAAAGCTAACCAAAGAAAGTATCAGATTAGTTTTGAAGAAGCTGCCGAAGTTTTTTACTATCCAATATATGAAATCGTTGATACTCGATTTGAGTATGGGGAAGTTAGGTTAATTGGAATTGGTAGAAATAGTCAGATGATAATTTTGACCGTTGTTTATACTGAACGAGAAGCAAGAATTAGGATGATTTCAGCCCGTAGAGCCAATAAACAAGAAGAAAAACTTTACTATGAGTATTGTACGCAAACAGATTGA
- a CDS encoding S1 RNA-binding domain-containing protein — MSNSFWNEVKAKYRLGELIHGKVERHFPFGIFVDIGDENVRGIVQIPDFVDTGDMTPEMYPEIGSPIGAVVIGYTEDDRNQIWLSVKPSVLQRALVKLKIPASSERSL; from the coding sequence ATGAGTAATAGTTTTTGGAACGAAGTAAAGGCTAAATATCGCCTTGGGGAACTAATACACGGTAAGGTTGAGCGTCACTTTCCTTTTGGCATTTTTGTTGATATTGGTGACGAGAATGTTAGAGGAATTGTCCAAATTCCAGACTTTGTAGATACCGGAGACATGACCCCAGAAATGTATCCTGAGATTGGCTCACCGATAGGCGCAGTCGTCATTGGCTATACCGAAGACGATCGCAATCAAATTTGGCTGAGTGTGAAACCTAGCGTATTGCAAAGAGCGCTTGTAAAGCTAAAAATTCCAGCTAGTAGCGAGAGAAGTCTGTAG
- a CDS encoding excisionase family DNA-binding protein, whose translation MTELIFATEKEVESIQHLDSILSSAISPAKLVGTDGKEIFIPDAVYSVMRQAIHIMASGQAVSLVPLDCELTLQQAADILNVSSSFLLGLLEQEEIPYIKAGSHQRIQFKDLMAYKQQRGLERRQSLQELTQLSQGEGFYN comes from the coding sequence ATGACAGAGCTAATATTTGCGACAGAAAAGGAAGTAGAAAGTATCCAGCACTTAGATTCAATTTTAAGCTCTGCAATTTCTCCAGCAAAATTAGTAGGAACAGACGGTAAAGAAATTTTTATTCCCGATGCTGTTTACTCTGTAATGCGTCAAGCAATTCATATTATGGCATCTGGTCAAGCAGTATCTTTAGTACCGCTCGATTGCGAACTAACATTACAACAAGCCGCAGATATCTTAAATGTCTCATCCTCCTTTCTGCTTGGACTTCTAGAACAAGAGGAAATTCCTTATATAAAAGCTGGTTCTCATCAACGCATTCAGTTTAAAGATTTGATGGCATATAAACAGCAAAGAGGTTTAGAACGTCGGCAAAGTTTGCAAGAACTAACTCAGTTGAGTCAAGGTGAAGGCTTTTACAATTAA
- a CDS encoding BrnA antitoxin family protein, with protein MNIVRKQINEIPPMSKERAEELKSISDENIDYSDIPPLDEEFFKKAKLVQRKPKTEQISIRIDTEVLEWFRSHATEKGYQTLINDVLRTYVTHH; from the coding sequence ATGAATATTGTACGCAAACAGATTAATGAAATACCCCCAATGAGCAAGGAAAGGGCAGAAGAACTTAAATCAATATCTGATGAAAATATTGATTATTCTGATATTCCGCCTTTAGATGAAGAATTTTTCAAAAAAGCTAAACTGGTGCAGCGTAAGCCAAAAACTGAACAGATTAGCATCAGAATTGATACAGAAGTGCTGGAATGGTTTAGAAGTCACGCCACAGAAAAAGGCTATCAGACTCTAATTAACGATGTATTGAGAACTTATGTAACTCACCATTAA
- a CDS encoding BrnT family toxin, with protein sequence MEFEWDEDKNKANKRKHQISFEEAAEVFYYPIYETVDTRFEYGEVRLIGIGRNSQMIILTVVYTEREARVRIISARRANKQEEKLYYEYCTQTD encoded by the coding sequence ATGGAGTTTGAATGGGACGAAGACAAAAACAAAGCTAACAAAAGAAAGCATCAGATTAGTTTTGAAGAAGCTGCCGAAGTCTTTTACTATCCAATATATGAAACCGTTGATACTCGATTTGAGTATGGGGAAGTTAGGTTAATTGGAATTGGTAGAAATAGTCAGATGATAATTTTGACCGTTGTTTATACTGAACGAGAAGCAAGAGTTAGGATAATTTCAGCCCGTAGAGCCAATAAACAAGAAGAAAAACTTTACTATGAATATTGTACGCAAACAGATTAA
- a CDS encoding ribbon-helix-helix domain-containing protein, producing MSTKKIVRTTLALPDDLLAATDRAVQEGKARSRNEFVAIALRHELAALKRTEIDAAFALMSDDEQYKSVAVAIANDFSSADWEALKLSEA from the coding sequence ATGTCAACAAAGAAAATAGTCCGAACTACTCTAGCCTTGCCGGATGACCTACTAGCAGCCACCGATAGGGCGGTTCAAGAAGGTAAAGCCCGTAGCCGCAATGAGTTTGTAGCTATAGCATTGCGACATGAGCTTGCGGCTCTTAAACGCACTGAAATTGATGCTGCTTTTGCTCTTATGAGCGATGATGAGCAATATAAATCTGTTGCCGTTGCGATCGCCAATGACTTCTCTAGCGCCGACTGGGAAGCCTTAAAGCTTAGTGAAGCATGA
- a CDS encoding DUF4129 domain-containing protein gives MPTTEEFAKTSWDWQLSLFQQQLGEWIELQLSRFNSTLPEVLPPDWSLDAPWLVDLIKGLIWLIAIAITIWLLWQLWKILEPLTYSWRGRKSNKLADSANMPQLAVNQWLEKSQGYFAQGNYAEACRCLYQATLQHLHDRKIITHQFSRTDGEYLQLLAEIPPSPAYQTMLATHEQLCFGNKEIVPETFEECKQAYGEISKL, from the coding sequence ATGCCTACAACTGAAGAATTTGCTAAAACTAGCTGGGATTGGCAATTGTCGCTATTCCAACAACAATTAGGCGAATGGATAGAATTGCAACTTTCGCGCTTTAACTCGACTTTACCAGAGGTTTTACCGCCCGATTGGTCGCTAGATGCCCCTTGGCTAGTAGATTTAATTAAGGGCCTAATTTGGCTAATAGCGATCGCAATTACAATTTGGCTACTATGGCAACTTTGGAAAATACTAGAACCATTAACCTACTCTTGGCGCGGACGCAAATCGAATAAACTAGCAGATAGCGCAAATATGCCTCAATTAGCCGTAAATCAATGGCTAGAAAAAAGTCAGGGTTATTTTGCTCAAGGTAATTATGCGGAAGCTTGTAGATGTTTATATCAAGCCACCTTACAACACTTGCACGATCGCAAGATTATTACTCATCAATTTAGCCGTACTGATGGCGAATACTTACAACTATTAGCAGAAATCCCCCCATCTCCGGCTTATCAAACAATGCTTGCAACTCACGAGCAATTGTGTTTTGGGAATAAAGAAATTGTGCCAGAAACCTTCGAGGAGTGCAAACAAGCTTACGGGGAGATTTCCAAGCTATGA
- a CDS encoding DUF4350 domain-containing protein, with product MKRSNRLWWLGGIAIAVVVLLTLIAAPNTSYINNGSTYNRAPDGYGAWYAYMQAQGVKIERWQKPFEDLKPKSAVTLLRVNNQLTDFDLDTDEKKWIEKGNTLVILGVKGTVTKADFSTLQSSPVGDVKIETSRRTKKKETILQLGDRFGAIIWSQKVGKGVAIFSTTPYLAANAYQDYPSNFKYLAQLVGKNPQIFVDEYSHGYRDKSITETESDRNLWAYLANTPLLPLLLQAGVLLLILIWAQNRRFGALESLETPAIDNNIAYIQAMAGVLEKAECSEFILSVVGKEEQLQLQKALGLGKIPLEQQTLVDNWVQQTKNSPSQLQQLLHQRSRLSNKQLLEWLDKWQKMRDRPSS from the coding sequence ATGAAACGATCAAATCGTTTGTGGTGGTTGGGGGGAATTGCGATCGCAGTTGTTGTATTACTAACCTTAATTGCTGCTCCCAATACTAGCTATATCAACAATGGCTCAACTTATAACCGCGCTCCCGATGGCTACGGCGCTTGGTATGCTTATATGCAGGCACAAGGTGTAAAAATAGAGCGTTGGCAAAAACCTTTTGAGGATTTAAAGCCAAAAAGTGCTGTAACTCTGCTACGAGTTAACAACCAGCTAACAGATTTTGATCTTGATACCGACGAAAAGAAGTGGATAGAAAAAGGTAATACTTTAGTTATTTTGGGAGTAAAAGGAACAGTTACCAAGGCAGATTTTAGCACCTTGCAAAGTTCGCCTGTGGGTGATGTCAAAATTGAAACCAGTAGACGAACTAAGAAAAAAGAGACAATCTTACAATTAGGCGATCGCTTTGGCGCAATTATCTGGAGTCAAAAAGTTGGTAAGGGAGTTGCTATTTTTTCAACTACACCATATTTAGCGGCTAATGCTTATCAAGATTACCCCAGCAATTTTAAATATTTGGCGCAGTTAGTCGGTAAAAATCCACAAATATTTGTAGACGAATATAGTCATGGCTATAGAGATAAATCTATTACCGAAACCGAAAGCGATCGCAACTTGTGGGCATATTTGGCAAACACACCCCTATTACCCCTATTACTGCAAGCTGGAGTTTTATTATTAATCTTAATTTGGGCGCAAAATCGCCGCTTTGGTGCGCTAGAAAGCCTAGAAACGCCAGCAATTGACAACAACATTGCTTACATTCAGGCAATGGCTGGAGTATTAGAAAAAGCCGAATGTAGCGAGTTTATTTTAAGCGTTGTGGGTAAAGAAGAACAATTACAACTGCAAAAAGCCCTAGGATTAGGGAAAATTCCCCTAGAACAGCAAACTTTAGTAGATAATTGGGTGCAGCAAACTAAAAATTCTCCTAGCCAACTGCAACAATTGCTCCATCAGCGATCGCGCTTGAGTAATAAGCAATTGCTAGAGTGGCTGGATAAATGGCAGAAAATGCGCGATCGCCCTTCATCTTAA
- a CDS encoding AAA family ATPase translates to MSENHATLNRLGESLNQVVVGQSAVVQQLLIALLAGGHVILEGVPGTGKTLLVKVLATLVQADFKRVQLTPDILPADITGTNILDFNNRTFILKKGPVFTQILLADEINRTPPKTQAALLEAMEEQQVTLDGETLPLPELFWVIATQNSLEFEGTYPLPEAQLDRFLFKLIVDYPDSNSEKQMLLNRQAGFQTRRLDIAQLKSIATVEQIIQAREAVKAIKVSEKIIDYLLELVRNTRQHPDLALGASPRSAVAWLQSSKASAWLSGRDYVTPDDIKVVAPPLLRHRLILKPEALLDGLMIEAVIGSILDRVAVPR, encoded by the coding sequence ATGAGCGAAAACCACGCTACTTTAAATCGCCTTGGTGAATCTCTTAACCAAGTAGTTGTCGGACAATCTGCCGTAGTACAGCAACTCTTAATAGCGCTTCTAGCAGGGGGTCACGTCATTTTGGAGGGCGTACCCGGAACGGGAAAAACATTGCTTGTCAAGGTTCTAGCAACCCTCGTCCAGGCAGATTTTAAGCGCGTCCAACTCACCCCCGATATATTACCCGCCGATATTACCGGGACAAATATTTTAGACTTTAATAACCGCACCTTTATCTTAAAAAAAGGGCCAGTATTTACTCAAATACTTCTAGCTGATGAAATTAACCGCACTCCACCCAAAACTCAAGCAGCGCTACTAGAGGCGATGGAAGAACAGCAGGTAACATTAGATGGTGAAACTCTACCTTTACCAGAATTATTTTGGGTAATTGCAACGCAAAACTCCTTGGAATTTGAAGGTACATACCCGCTACCAGAGGCACAATTAGATAGATTTTTATTCAAGCTAATAGTAGATTACCCAGACTCTAATAGCGAAAAGCAAATGTTGCTCAATCGTCAAGCGGGGTTTCAGACAAGACGGTTAGATATTGCACAACTAAAAAGCATCGCCACTGTAGAGCAAATTATTCAAGCGCGGGAAGCGGTTAAAGCAATTAAAGTATCGGAAAAAATTATAGATTATTTATTGGAATTAGTAAGAAATACGCGCCAACATCCCGATTTAGCTTTAGGTGCTTCTCCGCGATCGGCGGTAGCATGGTTGCAGTCAAGTAAAGCTAGTGCTTGGCTATCAGGTAGAGACTATGTAACCCCCGACGATATCAAAGTAGTTGCACCGCCATTGTTACGTCATCGGCTAATTTTGAAGCCGGAAGCATTATTAGATGGGTTGATGATAGAAGCGGTAATTGGTTCAATTCTAGACCGAGTAGCTGTACCAAGATAA
- a CDS encoding HIRAN domain-containing protein, translated as MKAPKTLFLAWQDSQSRCWFPIGRITFDEGKYEFVYTRGVIEAEKFGFAPLLSFPYLKGVYTSTYLFPVLANRLMPRSRPDYADFVQWLNISQHDDDPIAILARSGGQRKTDTLTVFPSPEPDEDGKYHIHFFLHGLRHLPKCSIERINSFKPEEKLWLAHEFQNPYDSQALVLNTDDHYIVGYCPRFLNCEVFELLHQNPNAVEVRVERVNQSPAPLQFRLLCNLTAQWDKKFRPFSSLEYQPYDFPVGDALATLGRSLHRKQ; from the coding sequence TTGAAGGCACCAAAAACACTATTTTTAGCTTGGCAAGATTCACAAAGCCGTTGTTGGTTTCCTATTGGTCGTATAACTTTTGACGAAGGAAAATATGAATTTGTATATACACGAGGAGTTATAGAAGCGGAAAAGTTTGGATTTGCTCCTTTATTATCATTTCCTTATTTAAAGGGAGTGTATACGTCAACTTATTTATTTCCTGTGCTTGCCAATCGTTTGATGCCTCGTTCTCGCCCAGATTATGCAGACTTTGTACAGTGGTTGAATATTTCTCAGCATGACGACGATCCTATTGCTATTCTAGCCCGTAGTGGTGGGCAACGAAAAACAGATACTTTAACTGTATTTCCCTCTCCAGAACCAGATGAAGATGGCAAATATCATATTCACTTTTTCTTACACGGGCTGCGACACTTGCCAAAATGTTCTATTGAGCGAATTAACAGCTTTAAACCAGAGGAAAAGTTGTGGTTAGCGCACGAGTTTCAAAATCCATACGACTCTCAAGCCTTAGTTTTAAACACTGATGATCATTACATAGTAGGGTATTGTCCGCGTTTCCTAAACTGTGAAGTATTTGAGCTTCTTCACCAAAATCCTAACGCTGTAGAGGTGCGTGTAGAGCGTGTTAACCAATCTCCAGCACCATTACAGTTTCGCCTATTGTGTAACTTAACTGCCCAATGGGATAAAAAATTTCGCCCTTTTTCAAGTCTTGAGTATCAGCCTTACGACTTTCCTGTTGGGGACGCACTAGCAACATTAGGTAGAAGTCTTCATAGAAAGCAATAA
- a CDS encoding DUF58 domain-containing protein: MIPSKRTYLLLLFGIAIALSTSMIWNVKTSIVITLIFDAIVLTLMVVDSLRAKLYRVQITRTLPPRLSIGRDNPVVLTITSKNRPVEIQICDRPPTEFKLTQPILTTSLASNTTSELTYTVSPTKRGEFDYGDIQVRQLGSWRLSWDDFKIYCSQKVKVYPDLLGLKNLSIRLTLQSSGALRKMRILGIGTEFRELRDYGKGDDLRLIDWKATARRDRPLIRVLEPEQEQTLIILLDRGRLMTAQVQGLKRFDWGLNATLALALAGLNRGDLVGVGVFDRQMHLWIPPDRGQHQLSHLIDRLTPIHPVLLESDYMGAVTNVVQQQTRRALVVLITDIVDGTASAELLAAMGRLAPRYLPFCVTLGDRQVEEIAHTPTQNVTATYTRAVALDLLSQRQLAFAKLKQKGVLVLDATCDRISEQIVDRYLQLKARNQL, from the coding sequence ATGATTCCCTCCAAAAGAACCTATTTATTGCTGCTATTTGGAATTGCGATCGCACTTTCCACTTCTATGATCTGGAATGTCAAAACCAGCATAGTAATTACATTGATATTTGATGCGATTGTTTTAACCTTGATGGTGGTAGATAGTTTACGCGCCAAACTTTACCGCGTCCAAATTACCCGTACCTTACCGCCGAGATTATCTATTGGGCGAGATAATCCTGTAGTGTTAACCATTACATCAAAAAATCGCCCCGTCGAAATTCAGATATGCGATCGCCCACCCACAGAATTTAAACTTACTCAACCCATCCTAACTACTTCCTTAGCCAGTAATACCACTAGCGAATTAACTTATACAGTTTCTCCAACTAAACGCGGCGAATTTGACTATGGCGATATTCAAGTACGACAATTAGGCAGTTGGAGACTCTCTTGGGACGATTTTAAAATCTATTGCAGCCAAAAAGTTAAAGTTTATCCAGACTTATTAGGATTAAAAAACTTATCAATTCGCCTGACATTACAATCTAGCGGCGCTTTGCGAAAAATGCGTATTCTAGGTATCGGCACAGAATTTAGGGAACTGCGCGATTATGGCAAAGGTGACGATTTGCGCTTAATTGACTGGAAAGCTACCGCTAGGCGCGATCGCCCTTTAATTAGAGTTCTAGAACCAGAACAAGAGCAAACCCTAATTATATTGCTCGATCGCGGACGTTTAATGACGGCTCAAGTGCAGGGATTGAAGCGCTTTGACTGGGGATTGAATGCTACTTTAGCTTTAGCTCTAGCAGGCTTAAATCGAGGCGATCTTGTGGGGGTTGGTGTATTCGATCGTCAAATGCACCTATGGATTCCACCGGATAGAGGACAACACCAATTAAGCCACCTCATCGACCGCCTTACACCTATTCACCCCGTATTGCTAGAATCGGACTATATGGGAGCAGTGACAAACGTAGTTCAGCAGCAAACTAGACGCGCTTTAGTGGTACTTATTACAGACATAGTAGACGGCACCGCATCGGCGGAATTATTAGCCGCAATGGGACGATTAGCGCCGCGTTACTTGCCTTTTTGTGTCACGTTGGGCGATCGCCAAGTAGAAGAAATTGCCCACACTCCCACCCAAAATGTAACCGCGACTTATACTCGCGCCGTCGCCTTAGATTTACTATCCCAGCGTCAACTAGCTTTTGCCAAGCTAAAACAAAAAGGAGTATTAGTATTAGATGCAACCTGCGATCGCATTAGTGAACAAATAGTTGATCGATATCTGCAACTCAAAGCCCGCAATCAACTGTAA
- a CDS encoding HhoA/HhoB/HtrA family serine endopeptidase yields MGISLKQLAFSLTLLVIGGGAGVVGSRYLLIPKQPFQQLRTVPVIQPPTNSPVDRSVTAGIIQERDRNFIATAVEEVGPAVVRINATRKVTNQIPEALDNPLFRRFFGDEQPIPDERVERGTGSGFILTADGHLLTNAHVVADTDTVQVTLKDGRSFEGKVVGVDTVTDVAAVKINARNLPQVRIGNSNNLIPGEWAIAIGNPLGLDNTVTIGIISATDRSSAQVGVPDKRVTFIQTDAAINPGNSGGPLLNAQGEVIGVNTAIRSDAQGLGFAIPIQTAARVANQLFSKGSVDHPFLGIKMVDLTSATKEQINQETKLNVKQNSGVLIVEVIRKSPSEQSGLREGDIIQKINNTSVKKASEVQQYVEATTLGTTLAMEINRDGKTQVIQVKPGAFPEGRR; encoded by the coding sequence ATGGGTATCTCTTTAAAACAGTTGGCTTTTTCTCTGACTTTACTGGTTATTGGCGGTGGTGCAGGAGTTGTCGGTAGTCGCTATTTGCTTATACCAAAACAACCATTTCAGCAACTCAGGACTGTACCAGTAATCCAACCCCCAACTAATTCCCCAGTAGACAGAAGCGTTACGGCGGGAATTATTCAAGAGCGCGATCGCAATTTTATCGCCACCGCCGTTGAAGAAGTGGGTCCGGCGGTAGTACGAATTAACGCCACGCGCAAAGTCACAAATCAAATCCCTGAAGCTTTGGATAATCCTTTATTTCGCCGCTTTTTTGGCGACGAACAACCAATTCCTGATGAGCGAGTAGAGCGCGGTACAGGTTCGGGTTTTATTTTAACGGCCGATGGTCATTTACTAACTAACGCTCACGTAGTCGCCGATACAGATACAGTACAAGTTACTTTAAAAGATGGGCGCAGTTTTGAAGGGAAAGTTGTAGGCGTTGATACCGTTACCGATGTGGCGGCGGTGAAAATTAATGCTCGTAATTTGCCTCAAGTTAGAATTGGTAATTCTAATAACTTGATTCCTGGAGAATGGGCGATCGCCATTGGCAATCCTTTGGGGTTAGATAACACTGTAACGATTGGAATTATTAGCGCTACCGATAGATCCAGCGCTCAAGTTGGCGTTCCCGATAAGCGCGTCACTTTTATTCAAACTGATGCCGCAATTAATCCTGGAAATTCTGGCGGGCCATTATTAAACGCTCAAGGGGAGGTAATTGGAGTAAATACCGCAATTCGTTCCGATGCTCAGGGATTGGGTTTTGCAATTCCCATTCAAACCGCCGCTCGTGTAGCTAATCAGTTGTTTAGTAAAGGTAGCGTAGATCATCCATTTTTAGGCATCAAGATGGTGGATTTGACTAGCGCAACTAAAGAACAAATTAATCAAGAAACGAAGTTGAATGTTAAACAAAATTCTGGAGTATTAATTGTCGAAGTTATCAGAAAATCTCCTTCAGAGCAGTCAGGTTTAAGGGAGGGAGATATAATTCAAAAAATCAATAATACCTCGGTTAAAAAGGCTTCGGAGGTGCAGCAGTACGTTGAAGCTACAACACTCGGAACTACTTTAGCAATGGAAATTAACCGCGACGGCAAAACGCAGGTTATTCAAGTAAAACCGGGGGCGTTTCCTGAAGGTAGAAGATAG
- a CDS encoding IctB family putative bicarbonate transporter — protein MNSIWQQFTLGNLQLQQWQNASYLHRPIGLLRNWRQSSWLMQWSEPLGALLVSLVIGLAPFVSNDLVKVLLLACASFWLLLTVADDAKTKATPIHWLVLLYWAIATVATALSPVKADAFAGLMKLTSYLVLFALSARVMRRPRLRSIVIGVYLHVALIVSVYGVQQWFDKVEPLATWNDPTSTQATATRVYSYLGNPNLLAGYLLPALILSLVAMFAWQRWTAKALALTMFLVNGACLAFTGSRGGWIATIVAMVALVLLLRQWWAQYLPHFWRKWAIAIVIGGFGILLLAAIVASESLRDRVLTIFAGRGDSSNNFRQNVWAAVFEMIRDRPVLGIGPGNNAFNKIYPLYQRPRFTALSAYSVVLEIAVETGFVGLACFLWLLVVTLNQAWVQLMRMRETRSREGFWLIGATAIIIGMLAHGAVDTVWYRPEINTLWWLMVALIASYYPNTPVRSPLASIALNQKLS, from the coding sequence ATGAATTCAATTTGGCAACAATTTACTCTAGGCAACTTGCAACTGCAACAGTGGCAAAATGCCAGCTACCTCCACCGTCCGATTGGACTACTACGCAACTGGCGACAAAGCAGTTGGTTGATGCAATGGTCGGAACCCTTGGGAGCATTATTAGTTAGCTTGGTAATCGGACTTGCGCCTTTTGTCTCTAACGATTTAGTCAAAGTGTTGCTGCTTGCTTGTGCTAGTTTTTGGTTGCTGCTAACGGTGGCAGATGATGCCAAAACTAAAGCTACTCCGATTCATTGGTTAGTATTGCTGTATTGGGCAATTGCTACAGTGGCAACGGCTTTATCTCCTGTCAAGGCTGATGCTTTTGCAGGCTTGATGAAGCTAACTTCTTATTTAGTGCTATTTGCCTTGTCAGCGCGGGTAATGCGACGGCCTCGGCTGCGCTCAATTGTCATTGGTGTTTATCTTCATGTTGCTCTCATTGTCAGTGTGTACGGAGTGCAGCAATGGTTTGATAAAGTAGAACCCCTAGCAACTTGGAACGATCCAACTTCGACGCAAGCAACGGCAACGCGAGTTTATAGTTATTTAGGTAATCCCAATTTACTTGCGGGCTACTTGTTACCTGCCTTAATTTTAAGTTTGGTAGCCATGTTTGCTTGGCAAAGGTGGACGGCAAAAGCTTTAGCTTTAACCATGTTTTTAGTTAATGGTGCGTGTTTGGCTTTTACGGGTAGTCGTGGGGGTTGGATTGCCACAATAGTAGCGATGGTAGCGTTAGTATTATTGCTGCGTCAGTGGTGGGCGCAATATTTGCCGCATTTTTGGCGAAAATGGGCGATCGCCATTGTGATTGGCGGGTTTGGGATTTTATTATTAGCAGCCATAGTTGCGAGCGAATCGTTGCGCGATCGCGTTTTAACTATTTTTGCGGGTAGAGGCGATAGTAGTAACAATTTCCGCCAAAATGTTTGGGCGGCGGTGTTTGAGATGATTCGCGATCGCCCAGTTCTGGGTATCGGCCCTGGTAACAATGCTTTTAATAAAATTTATCCTCTCTACCAACGCCCTCGTTTTACAGCTTTAAGTGCTTACTCAGTGGTGCTAGAAATTGCTGTAGAGACGGGTTTTGTCGGGTTGGCGTGTTTCCTGTGGTTACTGGTCGTCACCTTAAATCAAGCTTGGGTGCAATTGATGCGGATGCGGGAAACAAGAAGTCGTGAAGGTTTTTGGTTAATTGGGGCAACGGCAATTATTATCGGTATGCTGGCTCATGGAGCCGTAGACACTGTTTGGTATCGTCCTGAGATTAATACCCTTTGGTGGTTAATGGTGGCTTTAATTGCCAGCTATTACCCAAATACTCCCGTGCGATCGCCTTTAGCATCTATAGCTTTAAACCAGAAACTGAGCTAA